A genomic window from Streptomyces showdoensis includes:
- a CDS encoding carbohydrate ABC transporter permease: protein MATSLRARNGGSPSPDAPPSPATRRGAGRPAASRRGRLYRWDLKATPYLFVAPFFLTFAAFGLFPLLYTGWLSLHRVELGGDPRWKGLENYTDLATSEFFWNALANTFTIGVISTVPQLLMALGLAHLLNYKLRGRGFFRVAVLAPYATSIAAATLVFAQLFNTDYGLINSALGWAGFDPVDWESSKWPAQIAISTIVTWRWTGYNALIYLAAMQAVPQDLYEAAALDGASRWRQFLSVTIPSIRPTILFTVIVSTIGATQLFGEPMLYGGSVGISGGSGNQFQTLSLLMYEKGWVTGALGQASAIAWVMLLLLLLIGGVQSLLARSHRAKPGS, encoded by the coding sequence GTGGCCACCTCCCTACGGGCGAGGAACGGCGGCTCCCCGTCGCCCGACGCACCGCCCTCCCCCGCCACGCGGCGGGGCGCCGGCCGACCGGCCGCCTCCCGCCGCGGCAGGCTCTACCGCTGGGACCTGAAGGCGACCCCGTACCTCTTCGTCGCCCCCTTCTTCCTGACCTTCGCCGCCTTCGGCCTCTTCCCGCTGCTCTACACGGGCTGGCTCTCGCTCCACCGGGTCGAACTCGGCGGCGACCCCCGCTGGAAGGGCCTGGAGAACTACACCGACCTGGCCACCAGCGAGTTCTTCTGGAACGCGCTGGCCAACACCTTCACCATCGGGGTGATCTCGACCGTCCCGCAGCTGCTCATGGCGCTGGGACTCGCGCACCTGCTCAACTACAAACTGCGGGGCCGCGGTTTCTTCCGGGTCGCCGTGCTCGCCCCGTACGCGACCTCGATCGCGGCCGCCACCCTGGTCTTCGCGCAGCTCTTCAACACCGACTACGGACTGATCAACTCGGCGTTGGGCTGGGCGGGTTTCGACCCGGTCGACTGGGAGTCCTCGAAGTGGCCCGCCCAGATCGCCATCTCGACCATCGTGACCTGGCGCTGGACCGGGTACAACGCGCTGATCTACCTGGCCGCGATGCAGGCCGTGCCGCAGGACCTGTACGAGGCGGCGGCGCTCGACGGGGCCTCCCGCTGGCGGCAGTTCCTGAGCGTGACGATCCCGTCGATCCGCCCCACCATCCTCTTCACCGTCATCGTCTCCACGATCGGCGCCACCCAGCTGTTCGGGGAGCCGATGCTCTACGGCGGCAGCGTCGGCATCTCGGGCGGCAGCGGCAACCAGTTCCAGACCCTCAGCCTGCTGATGTACGAGAAGGGCTGGGTCACCGGGGCGCTGGGGCAGGCCTCCGCGATCGCCTGGGTGATGCTGCTGCTCCTCCTGCTCATCGGCGGCGTCCAGTCGCTCCTCGCCCGTTCGCACCGTGCCAAGCCGGGGAGCTGA
- a CDS encoding enoyl-CoA hydratase/isomerase family protein has product MSHGTADPREPDVLVHTEGRAGFLTLNRPRAINALTHAMVRTVDEALTAWEHDPAVETVVIRGAGERGLCAGGDIRAIHEDARAGGTATPAFWRDEYRLNARIARYPKPYVAFMDGIVMGGGVGVSAHGSLRVVTERSRIAMPETGIGFVPDVGGTHLLGRAPGELGTHLALTGAQAGAADAILAGLADRYVPSADLPALADALTGLPAAEAVARHARPAPAGELAARRSWIDACYAADTVEGIVERLSDSGVPEAKEAAGVLLGRSPTALKATLAALRRARRLDSLEAALNMEFRLSCAALGSPDLVEGIRAQVVDKDRDPHWIPATLAEVTEADTERWFAPHAAGELGLTAH; this is encoded by the coding sequence ATGTCCCACGGCACCGCCGACCCCCGTGAGCCGGACGTGCTCGTGCACACCGAGGGCCGCGCAGGCTTCCTCACCCTCAACCGGCCCCGGGCGATCAACGCCCTCACCCACGCCATGGTCCGCACCGTCGACGAGGCCCTGACCGCCTGGGAGCACGACCCGGCCGTCGAGACCGTCGTCATCCGGGGCGCCGGGGAGCGCGGACTGTGCGCCGGCGGGGACATCCGGGCCATCCACGAGGACGCCCGCGCCGGCGGCACCGCCACCCCCGCCTTCTGGCGCGACGAATACCGGCTCAACGCCCGGATCGCCCGCTACCCCAAGCCGTACGTGGCCTTCATGGACGGCATCGTCATGGGCGGCGGCGTCGGCGTCTCCGCCCACGGCTCGCTGCGCGTCGTCACCGAACGCTCCCGGATCGCCATGCCCGAGACCGGCATCGGCTTCGTCCCCGACGTCGGCGGCACCCACCTCCTCGGCCGCGCCCCCGGCGAGCTGGGCACCCACCTCGCCCTCACCGGCGCGCAGGCCGGCGCCGCCGACGCGATCCTGGCCGGCCTCGCCGACCGGTACGTGCCCTCCGCGGACCTCCCGGCGCTCGCCGACGCGCTCACCGGCCTCCCCGCCGCCGAGGCGGTCGCCCGCCACGCCCGGCCCGCGCCGGCCGGCGAGCTCGCCGCCCGACGCTCCTGGATCGACGCCTGCTACGCGGCGGACACCGTCGAAGGCATCGTGGAGCGCCTCTCCGACTCCGGCGTCCCCGAGGCCAAGGAGGCCGCCGGCGTGCTGCTCGGGCGCTCGCCCACGGCGCTCAAGGCCACCCTCGCGGCGCTCCGCCGCGCCCGGCGGCTGGACTCCCTGGAGGCCGCCCTGAACATGGAGTTCCGGCTCTCCTGCGCCGCGCTCGGCTCGCCCGACCTGGTCGAGGGCATCCGCGCCCAGGTCGTCGACAAGGACCGCGACCCGCACTGGATCCCGGCCACCCTCGCCGAGGTCACCGAAGCGGACACCGAGCGGTGGTTCGCCCCGCACGCGGCCGGCGAACTGGGCCTGACGGCGCACTGA
- a CDS encoding maltokinase N-terminal cap-like domain-containing protein, producing the protein MAVIHKTTMQPNKLELLTPWLPTRPWYRGGEGVVPVLERAGGFRLDDPEGEVGIDFMVVTDASGEEIRSYLVPLTYRGAPLAGAEDALIGTSEHGVLGTRWVYDGAHDPALLGELTALLEGRAVPQAQSLSDTPDPTVVASFDGSGSWDPGVAPVVEEGADGTDVRLGTGAPVLRFVRFLDPKAAGARGEVTAGWRLPDGEERRGAYVLVLDAA; encoded by the coding sequence ATGGCCGTGATTCACAAGACCACGATGCAGCCGAACAAGCTGGAGCTCCTGACGCCCTGGCTGCCGACCCGGCCCTGGTACCGGGGCGGCGAGGGCGTCGTGCCCGTCCTGGAGCGGGCGGGCGGATTCCGGCTCGACGACCCGGAGGGCGAGGTGGGCATCGACTTCATGGTGGTCACCGACGCGTCCGGCGAGGAGATCCGCTCCTACCTGGTGCCGCTGACCTATCGGGGGGCGCCGCTGGCGGGTGCGGAGGACGCGCTGATCGGCACGTCCGAGCACGGCGTGCTGGGCACCCGGTGGGTGTACGACGGGGCCCACGACCCGGCGCTGCTGGGCGAGTTGACGGCCCTGCTGGAGGGCCGGGCGGTCCCGCAGGCGCAGAGCCTGTCCGACACCCCTGACCCGACCGTCGTCGCCTCCTTCGACGGGTCGGGCTCCTGGGACCCCGGCGTGGCGCCGGTCGTGGAGGAGGGGGCGGACGGGACCGACGTACGGCTCGGCACGGGCGCGCCGGTCCTGCGGTTCGTCCGGTTCCTCGACCCGAAGGCCGCCGGGGCGCGGGGCGAGGTGACCGCGGGCTGGCGTCTCCCGGACGGCGAGGAGCGGCGCGGCGCGTACGTGCTGGTGCTCGACGCGGCCTGA
- a CDS encoding LacI family DNA-binding transcriptional regulator, translating into MNGRQSGRPTLEEVAARAGVGRGTVSRVINGSPRVSEQARQAVHRAIEELGYVPNQAARALAGSRTDAIALVIPETEARLFAEPYFLDIIRGVSAALGEADKQLLLTLVRTERERQRFEQYLAAQRVDGVLLTSVHADDPLPDLVRELGLPVVLGGRRTADESAAYVDSDNTGAGRAAVAHLAARGRRRIATITGPLDMYAARARLDGYREGIAAAGLAPDELLVATGDFTEEGGRGAMRELLGRSPGLDAVFAASDVMAAGARGVLREAGRRVPEDVALVGVDDSAVARLMDPPLTSVRQPIEEMGRTMARMVLDRIAGATETQPSVLPTTLVPRESS; encoded by the coding sequence GTGAACGGACGGCAGAGTGGCAGGCCCACGCTGGAGGAGGTCGCCGCCAGGGCCGGGGTCGGCCGGGGCACCGTCTCCCGGGTGATCAACGGCTCGCCGCGGGTCAGCGAACAGGCCCGTCAGGCCGTCCACCGCGCCATCGAGGAACTCGGCTACGTGCCCAACCAGGCCGCCCGCGCCCTCGCAGGCAGCCGCACCGACGCCATCGCCCTCGTCATCCCCGAGACCGAGGCCCGGCTCTTCGCCGAGCCCTACTTCCTCGACATCATCCGCGGGGTCAGCGCGGCACTCGGCGAGGCCGACAAGCAGCTGCTGCTCACCCTGGTCCGCACCGAGCGGGAACGGCAGCGCTTCGAGCAGTATCTCGCCGCCCAGCGGGTGGACGGCGTCCTGCTCACCTCCGTGCACGCCGACGACCCGCTGCCCGACCTCGTCCGCGAACTCGGCCTCCCCGTCGTCCTGGGCGGCCGGCGCACCGCCGACGAGTCCGCCGCCTACGTCGACTCGGACAACACGGGCGCCGGCCGGGCCGCCGTCGCCCATCTCGCCGCCCGGGGCCGCCGGCGCATCGCCACCATCACCGGCCCCCTCGACATGTACGCGGCCCGGGCCCGCCTCGACGGCTACCGCGAGGGCATCGCCGCGGCGGGCCTCGCTCCCGACGAACTCCTCGTCGCCACCGGCGACTTCACCGAGGAGGGCGGCCGCGGGGCGATGCGCGAACTCCTCGGCCGCAGCCCCGGCCTGGACGCCGTCTTCGCGGCCTCCGACGTCATGGCTGCCGGTGCCCGCGGCGTCCTGCGCGAGGCGGGCCGCCGGGTCCCCGAGGACGTCGCGCTGGTCGGCGTGGACGACTCCGCCGTGGCCCGGCTCATGGACCCGCCGCTCACCAGCGTGCGCCAGCCCATCGAGGAGATGGGCCGGACGATGGCGCGCATGGTGCTCGACCGGATCGCCGGAGCGACGGAGACGCAGCCGAGCGTGCTGCCGACGACACTGGTGCCACGGGAATCGTCCTGA
- a CDS encoding ABC transporter substrate-binding protein — MRTSSSRRAPGRARRTVLAAVTALTAGTALLTGCGDGGDGGGKAADGTVTLRIGTFGSFGYDDKTGAKLYAEYEKAHPNIKIVESNVADGQKYWDTLKLRLSRNSGLADIQAVEVGYIAEATGSSMADKWVDLSRTGGADLSAFLDWKVKQATTADGKVIGLGTDIGPMAICYDKELFAKAKLPTERTEVGRLWAGDWSKFLETGRTYQKNAPAGTSFHDSASGLFNAVISSEPEQYANASGQLAWEDSPGVKKAWDTAVAAARGGLTAKLRQFDEKGSWNAAFKNSKFATVACPSWMTGIIKDQAGAGNQGKWDIAAPPVAGNWGGSFLAVPKSGKHTKEAAELAAWLTAPAQHAKVFAVNGNIPSTKDTLSSAAVVGAKLPYFGDTPVGEIFAAAAANIRPAPISRWDGQMKTFLTDNGILDIEQRGTDPAKAWENVRKLAEDKIDQ, encoded by the coding sequence ATGCGCACTTCCAGCAGCAGACGGGCACCCGGCCGCGCACGCCGTACCGTGCTCGCGGCCGTCACCGCCCTGACGGCCGGCACGGCCCTGCTCACCGGCTGCGGCGACGGCGGAGACGGTGGCGGCAAGGCCGCCGACGGGACCGTCACGCTGCGGATCGGCACCTTCGGTTCGTTCGGCTACGACGACAAGACGGGCGCCAAACTGTACGCCGAGTACGAGAAGGCGCACCCCAACATCAAGATCGTCGAGTCGAACGTCGCCGACGGCCAGAAGTACTGGGACACCCTGAAGCTGCGCCTCTCCCGCAACAGCGGACTCGCCGACATCCAGGCCGTCGAGGTCGGCTACATCGCCGAGGCGACCGGCTCCTCGATGGCGGACAAGTGGGTGGACCTCTCCCGGACCGGCGGCGCCGACCTGAGCGCCTTCCTCGACTGGAAGGTCAAGCAGGCCACCACCGCCGACGGCAAGGTGATCGGCCTCGGCACCGACATCGGCCCCATGGCCATCTGCTACGACAAGGAGCTCTTCGCCAAGGCCAAGCTGCCCACCGAACGCACCGAGGTCGGCAGGCTCTGGGCCGGCGACTGGTCGAAGTTCCTGGAGACGGGCCGGACCTACCAGAAGAACGCGCCCGCCGGGACCTCGTTCCACGACTCCGCGAGCGGTCTGTTCAACGCCGTCATCTCCAGCGAGCCGGAGCAATACGCGAACGCGAGCGGGCAGCTGGCCTGGGAGGACAGCCCCGGGGTGAAGAAGGCCTGGGACACCGCCGTCGCGGCGGCGCGCGGCGGGCTCACCGCCAAGCTGCGCCAGTTCGACGAGAAGGGCAGCTGGAACGCCGCCTTCAAGAACTCGAAGTTCGCCACGGTCGCCTGCCCGAGCTGGATGACCGGCATCATCAAGGACCAGGCCGGCGCGGGCAACCAGGGGAAGTGGGACATCGCGGCACCGCCGGTGGCGGGCAACTGGGGCGGTTCCTTCCTCGCGGTCCCCAAGTCCGGCAAGCACACCAAGGAGGCCGCGGAGCTGGCCGCCTGGCTGACCGCCCCGGCCCAGCACGCCAAGGTGTTCGCGGTGAACGGCAACATCCCGTCCACCAAGGACACGCTGTCCTCGGCGGCCGTCGTGGGCGCCAAGCTGCCGTACTTCGGCGACACCCCCGTCGGTGAGATCTTCGCCGCCGCCGCGGCGAACATCCGCCCGGCCCCGATCAGCCGCTGGGACGGGCAGATGAAGACCTTCCTCACCGACAACGGCATCCTCGACATCGAGCAGCGCGGCACGGACCCGGCGAAGGCCTGGGAGAACGTCAGAAAGCTGGCCGAGGACAAGATCGACCAGTAG
- a CDS encoding glutaminase has product MLLTFAPVLDRIAEEIAGLAERGRPADYIPALASADPNRFGMAVAELDGTVYGVGEWQQPFSTQSVTKVFTLALALARKGDPLWDHVGREPSGNPFNSLVQLEYENGIPRNPFINAGALVVTDQLHRMTGDASGVLLDFLRAESGNADLDFDRDVAASETAHGDRNAALAHFMASYDNIANPVPTLLREYFRQCSVEASCGDLALATGFLARHGIRADGSRLLTRSQAKQVNAVMLTCGTYDAAGDFAYRVGLPGKSGVGGAIIAVVPGRCTLCVWSPGLDERGNSVAGVAALDRFTTITGLSVF; this is encoded by the coding sequence ATGCTGTTGACGTTCGCCCCCGTCCTGGACCGCATCGCCGAGGAGATCGCCGGCCTCGCCGAGCGCGGCCGGCCCGCCGACTACATCCCCGCGCTGGCCTCCGCCGACCCGAACCGCTTCGGCATGGCCGTGGCCGAACTCGACGGCACCGTGTACGGGGTGGGGGAGTGGCAGCAGCCCTTCTCCACCCAGTCCGTCACCAAGGTCTTCACCCTCGCCCTCGCGCTGGCCCGCAAGGGCGACCCGCTCTGGGACCACGTCGGCCGCGAGCCCTCCGGCAACCCGTTCAACTCGCTCGTGCAGCTGGAGTACGAGAACGGCATCCCCCGCAACCCCTTCATCAACGCCGGCGCCCTCGTCGTGACCGACCAGCTCCACCGGATGACCGGCGACGCCTCCGGCGTCCTGCTCGACTTCCTGCGCGCCGAGAGCGGCAACGCCGACCTCGACTTCGACCGGGACGTCGCCGCCTCCGAGACCGCGCACGGCGACCGCAACGCCGCCCTCGCCCACTTCATGGCGAGCTACGACAACATCGCCAACCCGGTGCCGACCCTGCTGCGCGAGTACTTCCGCCAGTGCTCGGTCGAGGCCTCCTGCGGCGACCTCGCCCTCGCCACCGGCTTCCTCGCCCGCCACGGCATCCGCGCCGACGGCTCCCGGCTGCTCACCCGCAGCCAGGCCAAGCAGGTCAACGCCGTCATGCTCACCTGCGGGACCTACGACGCCGCCGGCGACTTCGCGTACCGGGTCGGACTGCCCGGCAAGAGCGGGGTCGGCGGCGCGATCATCGCCGTCGTCCCGGGCCGCTGCACGCTGTGCGTGTGGAGCCCCGGACTGGACGAGCGCGGCAACTCCGTCGCCGGAGTCGCCGCGCTCGACCGCTTCACCACGATCACCGGCCTGTCCGTGTTCTGA
- a CDS encoding GH1 family beta-glucosidase: MTASETRPLTAVRRFPPDFLWGAATAAYQIEGAAAEDGRTPSIWDTFSHTPGKVFQGHNGDVAVDHYHRFREDVRLMGELGLNAYRFSVSWSRVQPTGRGPAVQKGLDFYRRLVDELLAAGIEPALTLYHWDLPQELEDAGGWPERATAERFAAYAGLVADALGDRVTRWTTLNEPWCSAFLGYGSGVHAPGRTDPVAALRAAHHLNLGHGLAVRALRAALPAGAKLAVSLNLHEVRPLTASAADREAARRIDTVGNGVWLGPMLEGGYPEELFADTAHLTDWAFVRDGDTETAGQPLDWLGVNYYTPTVVSRVAEGEEKPQDDGHGNSAHSPWPGADDVAFHQADGARTAMGWPVDPAGLHDLLTRLSARYPGLPLVVSENGAAYEDVVGPDGSVHDPERAAYVHAHLEAVHRAVADGAAVTGYFLWSLLDNFEWAYGYAKRFGAVHVDYGTLARTPKSSARWYARVARSGELCAPGAEG; this comes from the coding sequence ATGACCGCGTCCGAAACCCGGCCGCTCACCGCCGTCCGCCGATTCCCGCCCGACTTCCTGTGGGGCGCGGCCACCGCCGCGTACCAGATCGAGGGCGCGGCGGCGGAGGACGGGCGCACGCCGTCCATCTGGGACACCTTCTCGCACACCCCGGGGAAGGTCTTCCAGGGCCACAACGGTGACGTGGCCGTCGACCACTACCACCGCTTCCGCGAGGACGTCCGGCTGATGGGCGAACTCGGACTGAACGCCTACCGGTTCTCGGTCTCCTGGTCGCGGGTCCAGCCGACCGGGCGGGGCCCGGCCGTCCAGAAGGGCCTCGACTTCTACCGGCGGCTCGTGGACGAGCTGCTCGCGGCCGGGATCGAGCCGGCGCTCACGCTCTACCACTGGGACCTGCCGCAGGAGCTGGAGGACGCGGGGGGCTGGCCGGAGCGGGCGACGGCGGAGCGGTTCGCCGCGTACGCGGGTCTGGTGGCCGACGCGCTGGGCGACCGGGTCACCCGCTGGACGACGCTCAACGAGCCCTGGTGCTCGGCGTTCCTGGGCTACGGCTCCGGGGTGCACGCCCCGGGCCGCACCGATCCGGTGGCCGCGCTGCGGGCCGCCCACCACCTCAACCTGGGGCACGGCCTCGCGGTGCGGGCGCTGCGGGCGGCGCTGCCGGCCGGGGCGAAGCTCGCGGTCTCGCTGAACCTGCACGAGGTGCGCCCGCTGACGGCGTCGGCCGCGGACCGGGAGGCGGCCCGCCGGATCGACACCGTCGGCAACGGGGTGTGGCTGGGCCCGATGCTGGAGGGCGGCTATCCCGAGGAGCTGTTCGCGGACACGGCCCACCTGACCGACTGGGCGTTCGTACGGGACGGGGACACGGAGACGGCCGGGCAGCCGCTGGACTGGCTGGGCGTCAACTACTACACGCCGACGGTGGTCTCGCGGGTCGCCGAGGGCGAGGAGAAGCCGCAGGACGACGGGCACGGCAACAGTGCGCACTCCCCGTGGCCGGGCGCCGACGACGTCGCGTTCCACCAGGCGGACGGCGCGCGGACGGCGATGGGCTGGCCGGTCGACCCGGCGGGTCTCCACGACCTGCTCACCCGGCTGTCGGCGCGCTACCCGGGCCTGCCGCTGGTCGTCAGCGAGAACGGCGCCGCGTACGAGGACGTGGTCGGCCCGGACGGCTCGGTGCACGACCCGGAGCGTGCGGCCTACGTCCACGCGCATCTGGAGGCGGTGCACCGGGCGGTGGCGGACGGCGCCGCGGTGACCGGGTACTTCCTGTGGTCGCTGCTCGACAACTTCGAGTGGGCGTACGGCTATGCGAAGCGCTTCGGCGCGGTGCACGTCGACTACGGGACGCTGGCCCGGACGCCGAAGTCGAGCGCCCGCTGGTACGCGCGGGTGGCCCGCTCCGGGGAGCTGTGCGCGCCGGGTGCCGAGGGCTGA
- a CDS encoding VOC family protein produces MPLTADEPGAPCWLSLAARDLEAAERFYGAVLGWTFRHGPLGQGFSVGERDGTPVAGIGEVVDRMAVPVAWTAYFAVADADTAVARIRERGGTVGVGPVAFPPRGRAALATDLEGAAFGVWEGRVSSRWRVGEQHAPAWLELHTRNAFDAAVFYGGVLDWADGGPDRFELSYEDDQVVLRRKGDAVARLNSGPAEAASDQPQRRPRWLVHFRVPDLDRATAAVLDHGGALVPEADAGWRAPTGRRTTVRDPQGGLFTLDENGTATGP; encoded by the coding sequence GTGCCGCTGACCGCGGACGAGCCGGGAGCGCCGTGCTGGCTGAGCCTGGCGGCACGCGACCTCGAAGCCGCCGAGCGGTTCTACGGGGCGGTCCTCGGCTGGACCTTCCGGCACGGCCCGCTCGGCCAGGGCTTCTCGGTCGGCGAGCGGGACGGCACGCCGGTCGCCGGGATCGGCGAGGTGGTCGACCGGATGGCGGTGCCGGTGGCCTGGACGGCGTACTTCGCGGTCGCCGACGCCGACACCGCGGTGGCGCGCATCCGCGAGCGCGGCGGCACCGTCGGCGTCGGGCCGGTGGCCTTCCCGCCGCGCGGCCGGGCGGCCCTCGCCACCGACCTGGAGGGCGCGGCGTTCGGCGTCTGGGAGGGGCGGGTCTCCTCCCGCTGGCGGGTCGGCGAGCAGCACGCCCCGGCCTGGCTGGAGCTGCACACCCGCAACGCGTTCGACGCCGCCGTCTTCTACGGCGGGGTGCTGGACTGGGCCGACGGCGGCCCGGACCGCTTCGAGCTGTCCTACGAGGACGACCAGGTGGTCCTGCGCCGCAAGGGCGACGCCGTCGCCCGGCTGAACAGCGGCCCGGCCGAGGCGGCGTCCGACCAGCCGCAGCGGCGCCCGCGCTGGCTGGTCCACTTCCGGGTCCCGGACCTGGACCGGGCGACCGCCGCGGTCCTCGACCACGGCGGCGCCCTCGTCCCCGAGGCCGACGCCGGCTGGCGCGCCCCGACCGGCCGGCGGACCACCGTACGGGACCCTCAGGGCGGCCTGTTCACCCTCGACGAGAACGGGACGGCCACCGGTCCCTGA
- a CDS encoding carbohydrate ABC transporter permease, whose protein sequence is MARTSFLPLRRIPLRQSAGRQHHAGPLTYVLLGTAALFSLFPLYWNLVAASHTGERVVEAPAPLLPGPRLFDNLSFAWNQVDMGEALVNTTVVASLVAVSTVLFATLAGFAFAKLPFRGRGALLTLVVATMTIPPQLSVIPLYRIITDLGWVDQLQSVVLPSLVAAFGVFFMRQYLVEALPVELVEAARMDGAHSLRIVWHVVFPVARPAMAVLGMLVFVQAWNDFFWPFIALTPDGSPTLQVALAGLGAGNHTVDQAVVLTGALISTVPLLLVFAVLGRHIVGGITAGAVKS, encoded by the coding sequence ATGGCCCGTACCTCCTTTCTTCCGCTGCGGAGGATTCCTCTGCGGCAGTCGGCCGGCCGGCAGCACCACGCGGGTCCGCTGACCTACGTCCTGCTCGGCACCGCCGCCCTCTTCTCGCTCTTCCCCCTCTACTGGAACCTCGTCGCCGCCTCGCACACCGGTGAGCGCGTCGTGGAGGCGCCGGCCCCGCTGCTGCCCGGGCCCCGGCTCTTCGACAACCTGTCCTTCGCCTGGAACCAGGTGGACATGGGCGAGGCCCTGGTCAACACGACGGTGGTCGCCTCGCTGGTGGCCGTGTCGACGGTGCTGTTCGCCACGCTCGCCGGCTTCGCCTTCGCCAAGCTCCCGTTCAGGGGGCGCGGCGCGCTGCTGACCCTGGTGGTGGCGACGATGACGATCCCGCCGCAGCTCAGTGTGATCCCGCTGTACCGGATCATCACCGACCTGGGCTGGGTCGACCAGCTCCAGTCGGTGGTCCTGCCGTCGCTGGTCGCCGCGTTCGGCGTGTTCTTCATGCGCCAGTACCTCGTCGAGGCGCTGCCCGTGGAGCTGGTGGAGGCGGCCCGGATGGACGGGGCGCACTCGCTGCGGATCGTCTGGCACGTGGTCTTCCCGGTGGCCCGGCCGGCGATGGCGGTCCTCGGCATGCTGGTGTTCGTGCAGGCCTGGAACGACTTCTTCTGGCCGTTCATCGCGCTCACCCCGGACGGCAGCCCCACTCTCCAGGTGGCACTCGCCGGACTCGGCGCGGGCAACCACACGGTCGACCAGGCCGTGGTCCTGACCGGCGCGCTGATCTCGACGGTGCCGCTGCTGCTGGTGTTCGCCGTGCTCGGCCGGCACATCGTCGGCGGGATCACCGCGGGCGCGGTCAAGAGCTGA
- a CDS encoding endonuclease/exonuclease/phosphatase family protein, producing the protein MRSSVVRRRGLRPALAGALAAVLLPATAAQAETPAPRSYTVWQWNVAGNTIHDGSTTDGMVTQAAASVVSRSADFAAFNELCQGQYSALVDELRAKGWPQDAQNFARFEPSRQAGDPAVCKGEAFGNALFSKRPLGGAARFALPDDGSAEKRNLLCAPLTDGTATRFCTTHITTSQSFNVAQLEFVRQKLEDYHAAGETALIAGDFNAQPNYGRLNSYYAASLDTPNNRNNTGQYRELDDDDAGNCPGYGEWTAEGTPGTTPPCGGYAKIDHIFVRESALAGPYSADSLAISTSCTGGAACSDHRILVGTVTVK; encoded by the coding sequence ATGCGTAGTTCCGTCGTTAGACGACGAGGCCTTCGGCCGGCCCTGGCGGGGGCGCTGGCCGCCGTGCTGCTGCCCGCGACGGCGGCCCAGGCGGAGACACCCGCCCCCCGCTCGTACACGGTCTGGCAGTGGAACGTGGCGGGGAACACGATCCACGACGGCTCCACGACCGACGGGATGGTCACCCAGGCGGCCGCGTCGGTCGTGAGCCGCTCGGCCGATTTCGCGGCGTTCAACGAGCTGTGCCAGGGGCAGTACAGCGCCCTGGTGGACGAGCTGCGGGCGAAGGGCTGGCCGCAGGACGCGCAGAACTTCGCCCGTTTCGAGCCGAGCCGGCAGGCGGGCGACCCGGCGGTGTGCAAGGGCGAGGCGTTCGGGAACGCCCTGTTCAGCAAGCGTCCGCTGGGCGGCGCGGCCCGCTTCGCGCTGCCGGACGACGGCTCGGCGGAGAAGCGCAACCTGCTGTGCGCGCCGCTGACCGACGGGACGGCGACCCGGTTCTGCACGACGCACATCACGACCAGCCAGTCGTTCAACGTGGCCCAGCTGGAGTTCGTGCGCCAGAAGCTGGAGGACTACCACGCGGCCGGGGAGACGGCGCTGATCGCGGGTGACTTCAACGCGCAGCCGAACTACGGCCGGCTGAACTCGTACTACGCGGCGAGCCTGGACACCCCGAACAACCGGAACAACACGGGCCAGTACCGGGAGCTCGACGACGACGACGCCGGGAACTGCCCGGGCTACGGCGAGTGGACGGCCGAGGGCACGCCGGGCACGACGCCGCCCTGCGGGGGGTACGCGAAGATCGACCACATCTTCGTGCGGGAGAGCGCGCTGGCCGGGCCGTACAGCGCGGACTCGCTCGCGATCTCGACGAGCTGCACGGGCGGCGCGGCCTGCTCCGACCACCGGATACTCGTCGGTACGGTGACCGTCAAGTAG